The Dehalococcoidia bacterium DNA segment AAGTCTCGTGTTTTGATCTACTAAAATACTCATAATTTCACCACTAACCTTTAATTGCCGCGGCAGCCTCTTCAAGAGTGTCTACCATGGTTGCTGAAAGAGTTGAATCACTCAGAATTTGCTTTCCCTCATCTACATTGGTGCCAAGCATTCTTACTACCAGTGGAGGTTGCCTGTCAGCCTTACTGTAAGCATCGACAATTCCGCGTGCAGCGATATCGCAGCGCAGGATCCCACCAAATATATTAACTAGAACTTTTTCTACATTCTGATCAGACAGCATTAGTAATATTGCATGGCTAATTTTCTCTTCAGCTGCACCTCCACCGACGTCGAGAAAGTTAGCAGGCTCTGCTCCAGCGAATTTCACGGTATCCATTGTGGCCATTGCTAGGCCTGCACCATTAACCATGCATCCCACATTGCCATCAAGCTTTACATAAGCAATTCCTGCCTCTGAGGCTTCAACTTCTAACGGTTCTTCTTGCGAAGTATCTCGAAGTTCAGACTCAGATTTATGGCGAAAAAGCGAATCATCATCAATACTTACTTTTGCATCTAATGCAAGTAATTTTTCATCACCTGTTAATACAAGCGGATTGATTTCTATCATGCT contains these protein-coding regions:
- the sucC gene encoding ADP-forming succinate--CoA ligase subunit beta → LVTFQTGPQGAPIHKVLIEQTMEIARELYLSITTDGGRRLPVIIASAAGGMEIEEVAQNNPEEVFTEPVDPAVGFQPFQGRRLANQLNLPAAQVRPFSSLVDACYQAYMDLDCSMIEINPLVLTGDEKLLALDAKVSIDDDSLFRHKSESELRDTSQEEPLEVEASEAGIAYVKLDGNVGCMVNGAGLAMATMDTVKFAGAEPANFLDVGGGAAEEKISHAILLMLSDQNVEKVLVNIFGGILRCDIAARGIVDAYSKADRQPPLVVRMLGTNVDEGKQILSDSTLSATMVDTLEEAAAAIKG